In a genomic window of Festucalex cinctus isolate MCC-2025b chromosome 11, RoL_Fcin_1.0, whole genome shotgun sequence:
- the pms1 gene encoding PMS1 protein homolog 1 isoform X2, translated as MNQLPADTVRLLSSSQVITSMTNVVKELLENALDAGASTIDVKLENYGLDRIEVRDNGYGIKAADAPVMAVRHFTSKIHSHEDLERLQTYGFRGEALGSVCAVAEVAITTKTEDDDISTQYTLNAQGSIVSQKPTHLGQGTTVCVLKLFKNLPVRRQYYSSAKRCKEEVKKIQDLLMAYAIIKPQLRLTLTHNKAVVWQKAKAADHRSALLATLGSSTLAHLLPCHHHHEQEQIFLEGFFPKPGADVSSSSTSVPDKTFIFVNNRPVHHKDIVKLLRQHYAAQYADETAQNRYPILMLQINVPPSAVDVNLTPDKTQVLLHNKEVLLTALEALLVSLYGYRPGCDTSMERLASFSPTSKTTSGEVEDEINAALRDNPPPSSSSSSMSDDWVVNQMPGGLTSNFSLGDDEDDKTERLPSELPKEPDDDADSSGPRISVEDWSKGTALTDPVSLEPLQPVQILQTSAPSCSVDETETSKKTVNVITEKRTALTAFDLISNRAMKAPPSPVALFEKEARLEVLREKPTASIQDISSAVKDRWKNLMEEDRKKYEEKAKKHLEHHDRTCAAKLASNNGAGSWKERRSTSTHKRKPPLSNQQLLDELFSAPRPPKTPRTAIPKPSQPLRCCISSLGTRLQRLSSHRSTAPPPRGLRLINRLASQSVWVISCGLRLMLFNPFRVQESLLLKRLVENHVLSAVTLPNPILVTDGSLGGSDNMETLCDMEKQSPDVNGRMFISDPRIVANGFQVRLTPGSASAPRHLEVTALADCVPFLGVEDLGEIMTAVRRRKAKTVQECRPLKVSNFLQSEAVRLARQMPAHLSREDAEDILSRMQQQLGESKRTCFHGRPFLQPLSDVPQTDHEAKALFKPLGL; from the exons GAGAACTACGGTCTGGATCGGATAGAGGTACGCGACAATGGCTACGGAATCAAAGCCGCTGATGCGCCAGTGATGGCCGTGCGCCATTTCACCTCCAAGATCCACAGCCACGAGGACCTGGAGCGCCTCCAGACGTACGGCTTCAGGGGCGAGGCGCTCGGCTCCGTTTGCGCCGTGGCGGAG GTGGCCATCACCACCAAGACTGAGGATGATGACATCAGCACCCAGTACACGCTCAACGCCCAAGGGAGCATCGTATCTCAGAAGCCGACCCATTTGGGCCAAG GTACAACAGTGTGCGTACTGAAGCTTTTCAAGAATCTTCCCGTGAGACGACAATACTACTCGTCAGCGAAGAGGTGCAAGGAAGAAGTGAAAAAAATCCAGGACTTGCTGATGGCCTACGCCATCATAAAACCCCAACTTAGACTCACACTTACGCACAATAAG GCGGTGGTTTGGCAGAAGGCCAAGGCGGCCGACCACAGGAGCGCCCTCCTTGCTACGTTGGGCTCCAGTACACTGGCTCATCTACTcccatgtcatcatcatcacgaaCAAGAACAG ATTTTCCTGGAGGGTTTTTTCCCAAAGCCAGGAGCCGATGTTTCTTCAAGCAGCACTTCTGTTCCCGACAAAACATTCATATTTGTCAACAATCGGCCTGTCCACCATAAGGACATCGTTAAG TTACTTCGTCAACATTACGCTGCGCAGTATGCGGACGAGACGGCGCAAAACCGCTATCCCATCTTAATGCTTCAAATCAATGTTCCGCCCTCTGCTGTGGACGTCAATCTGACACCTGACAAGACTCAGGTTCTTCTCCACAACAAG gaagTCTTGTTGACTGCATTGGAAGCACTGCTGGTGTCTCTCTACGGGTATCGACCCGGTTGCGACACCTCAATGGAACGGCTTGCCTCGTTTTCGCCAACGTCGAAGACTACCTCTGGAGAAGTGGAAGACGAGATAAACGCCGCCTTGCGCGATAATCCTCCACCAAGCAGCTCTTCGTCCTCGATGTCGGACGACTGGGTCGTCAACCAGATGCCCGGTGGCTTGACGTCTAACTTCTCTCTCGgcgatgatgaagatgacaaaACCGAACGCTTGCCAAGTGAGCTCCCCAAAGAACCCGATGACGATGCAGATTCGAGTGGACCGCGTATATCGGTGGAAGACTGGAGTAAAGGCACCGCTCTGACGGACCCGGTTTCGCTGGAGCCCCTGCAGCCCGTTCAAATCCTTCAAACCTCCGCGCCGAGTTGCTCCGTCGATGAGACTGAGACGAGCAAAAAGACAGTCAACGTCATCACGGAAAAGCGCACAGCTCTGACGGCCTTTGACCTGATCAGTAACCGGGCGATGAAAGCGCCGCCGTCGCCGGTCGCTCTGTTTGAGAAAGAAGCCCGCTTAGAGGTTCTCCGGGAGAAACCGACCGCCAGCATACAGGACATCAGCAGCGCGGTGAAGGACAGGTGGAAAAATCTCATGGAGGAAGACCGCAAAAA GTATGAGGAGAAGGCCAAAAAACACCTGGAGCACCACGACCGCACTTGCGCCGCCAAACTGGCCAGCAACAATGGCGCCGGCAGTTGGAAAGAGCGTCGCTCGACCTCCACTCACAAGCGCAAGCCCCCCCTCTCCAACCAGCAGCTGCTGGACGAGCTCTTCTCAGCGCCACGGCCCCCGAAGACCCCTCGGACCGCGATTCCAAAGCCCTCACAGCCCCTCCGCTGCTGCATATCGAGCCTCGGCACACGACTTCAGCGCCTCTCGTCGCACCGGAGCacggcgccgccgccgcggggcctcCGTCTTATAAACCGGCTGGCCTCTCAGAGCGTCTGGGTCATTTCATGTGGTCTCAGGCTCATGTTGTTCAACCCATTTCGGGTGCAGGAGAGCTTGCTGCTCAAGAGACTTGTGGAGAATCATGTACTTTCGGCGGTCACGCTGCCAAACCCGATACTTGTAACTGATGG AAGTTTAGGTGGAAGCGACAACATGGAGACTTTGTGCGACATGGAGAAGCAAAGCCCAGATGTAAACGGCAGGATGTTCATCTCTGACCCAAGAATTGTGgccaatggatttcaagtccgACTCACGCCAG GTAGCGCGTCGGCCCCGAGACATCTGGAAGTGACGGCGCTGGCCGACTGCGTGCCTTTCCTCGGTGTCGAGGACCTCGGGGAGATCATGACGGCGGTTCGTCGCAGGAAGGCCAAAACGGTGCAAGAGTGTCGGCCGCTCAAAGTGTCCAACTTCCTCCAA AGCGAAGCCGTGCGACTGGCCCGTCAAATGCCTGCGCATTTATCCCGGGAGGACGCGGAGGACATCCTGAGTCGGATGCAACAGCAACTTGGTGAGAGCAAACGTACTTGTTTCCATGGGAGGCCTTTCCTACAGCCGCTGTCTGACGTGCCTCAGACGGACCACGAGGCCAAGGCTCTCTTTAAACCGTTGGGACTATGA
- the pms1 gene encoding PMS1 protein homolog 1 isoform X1, whose translation MSSVLSKTRSVMNQLPADTVRLLSSSQVITSMTNVVKELLENALDAGASTIDVKLENYGLDRIEVRDNGYGIKAADAPVMAVRHFTSKIHSHEDLERLQTYGFRGEALGSVCAVAEVAITTKTEDDDISTQYTLNAQGSIVSQKPTHLGQGTTVCVLKLFKNLPVRRQYYSSAKRCKEEVKKIQDLLMAYAIIKPQLRLTLTHNKAVVWQKAKAADHRSALLATLGSSTLAHLLPCHHHHEQEQIFLEGFFPKPGADVSSSSTSVPDKTFIFVNNRPVHHKDIVKLLRQHYAAQYADETAQNRYPILMLQINVPPSAVDVNLTPDKTQVLLHNKEVLLTALEALLVSLYGYRPGCDTSMERLASFSPTSKTTSGEVEDEINAALRDNPPPSSSSSSMSDDWVVNQMPGGLTSNFSLGDDEDDKTERLPSELPKEPDDDADSSGPRISVEDWSKGTALTDPVSLEPLQPVQILQTSAPSCSVDETETSKKTVNVITEKRTALTAFDLISNRAMKAPPSPVALFEKEARLEVLREKPTASIQDISSAVKDRWKNLMEEDRKKYEEKAKKHLEHHDRTCAAKLASNNGAGSWKERRSTSTHKRKPPLSNQQLLDELFSAPRPPKTPRTAIPKPSQPLRCCISSLGTRLQRLSSHRSTAPPPRGLRLINRLASQSVWVISCGLRLMLFNPFRVQESLLLKRLVENHVLSAVTLPNPILVTDGSLGGSDNMETLCDMEKQSPDVNGRMFISDPRIVANGFQVRLTPGSASAPRHLEVTALADCVPFLGVEDLGEIMTAVRRRKAKTVQECRPLKVSNFLQSEAVRLARQMPAHLSREDAEDILSRMQQQLGESKRTCFHGRPFLQPLSDVPQTDHEAKALFKPLGL comes from the exons GAGAACTACGGTCTGGATCGGATAGAGGTACGCGACAATGGCTACGGAATCAAAGCCGCTGATGCGCCAGTGATGGCCGTGCGCCATTTCACCTCCAAGATCCACAGCCACGAGGACCTGGAGCGCCTCCAGACGTACGGCTTCAGGGGCGAGGCGCTCGGCTCCGTTTGCGCCGTGGCGGAG GTGGCCATCACCACCAAGACTGAGGATGATGACATCAGCACCCAGTACACGCTCAACGCCCAAGGGAGCATCGTATCTCAGAAGCCGACCCATTTGGGCCAAG GTACAACAGTGTGCGTACTGAAGCTTTTCAAGAATCTTCCCGTGAGACGACAATACTACTCGTCAGCGAAGAGGTGCAAGGAAGAAGTGAAAAAAATCCAGGACTTGCTGATGGCCTACGCCATCATAAAACCCCAACTTAGACTCACACTTACGCACAATAAG GCGGTGGTTTGGCAGAAGGCCAAGGCGGCCGACCACAGGAGCGCCCTCCTTGCTACGTTGGGCTCCAGTACACTGGCTCATCTACTcccatgtcatcatcatcacgaaCAAGAACAG ATTTTCCTGGAGGGTTTTTTCCCAAAGCCAGGAGCCGATGTTTCTTCAAGCAGCACTTCTGTTCCCGACAAAACATTCATATTTGTCAACAATCGGCCTGTCCACCATAAGGACATCGTTAAG TTACTTCGTCAACATTACGCTGCGCAGTATGCGGACGAGACGGCGCAAAACCGCTATCCCATCTTAATGCTTCAAATCAATGTTCCGCCCTCTGCTGTGGACGTCAATCTGACACCTGACAAGACTCAGGTTCTTCTCCACAACAAG gaagTCTTGTTGACTGCATTGGAAGCACTGCTGGTGTCTCTCTACGGGTATCGACCCGGTTGCGACACCTCAATGGAACGGCTTGCCTCGTTTTCGCCAACGTCGAAGACTACCTCTGGAGAAGTGGAAGACGAGATAAACGCCGCCTTGCGCGATAATCCTCCACCAAGCAGCTCTTCGTCCTCGATGTCGGACGACTGGGTCGTCAACCAGATGCCCGGTGGCTTGACGTCTAACTTCTCTCTCGgcgatgatgaagatgacaaaACCGAACGCTTGCCAAGTGAGCTCCCCAAAGAACCCGATGACGATGCAGATTCGAGTGGACCGCGTATATCGGTGGAAGACTGGAGTAAAGGCACCGCTCTGACGGACCCGGTTTCGCTGGAGCCCCTGCAGCCCGTTCAAATCCTTCAAACCTCCGCGCCGAGTTGCTCCGTCGATGAGACTGAGACGAGCAAAAAGACAGTCAACGTCATCACGGAAAAGCGCACAGCTCTGACGGCCTTTGACCTGATCAGTAACCGGGCGATGAAAGCGCCGCCGTCGCCGGTCGCTCTGTTTGAGAAAGAAGCCCGCTTAGAGGTTCTCCGGGAGAAACCGACCGCCAGCATACAGGACATCAGCAGCGCGGTGAAGGACAGGTGGAAAAATCTCATGGAGGAAGACCGCAAAAA GTATGAGGAGAAGGCCAAAAAACACCTGGAGCACCACGACCGCACTTGCGCCGCCAAACTGGCCAGCAACAATGGCGCCGGCAGTTGGAAAGAGCGTCGCTCGACCTCCACTCACAAGCGCAAGCCCCCCCTCTCCAACCAGCAGCTGCTGGACGAGCTCTTCTCAGCGCCACGGCCCCCGAAGACCCCTCGGACCGCGATTCCAAAGCCCTCACAGCCCCTCCGCTGCTGCATATCGAGCCTCGGCACACGACTTCAGCGCCTCTCGTCGCACCGGAGCacggcgccgccgccgcggggcctcCGTCTTATAAACCGGCTGGCCTCTCAGAGCGTCTGGGTCATTTCATGTGGTCTCAGGCTCATGTTGTTCAACCCATTTCGGGTGCAGGAGAGCTTGCTGCTCAAGAGACTTGTGGAGAATCATGTACTTTCGGCGGTCACGCTGCCAAACCCGATACTTGTAACTGATGG AAGTTTAGGTGGAAGCGACAACATGGAGACTTTGTGCGACATGGAGAAGCAAAGCCCAGATGTAAACGGCAGGATGTTCATCTCTGACCCAAGAATTGTGgccaatggatttcaagtccgACTCACGCCAG GTAGCGCGTCGGCCCCGAGACATCTGGAAGTGACGGCGCTGGCCGACTGCGTGCCTTTCCTCGGTGTCGAGGACCTCGGGGAGATCATGACGGCGGTTCGTCGCAGGAAGGCCAAAACGGTGCAAGAGTGTCGGCCGCTCAAAGTGTCCAACTTCCTCCAA AGCGAAGCCGTGCGACTGGCCCGTCAAATGCCTGCGCATTTATCCCGGGAGGACGCGGAGGACATCCTGAGTCGGATGCAACAGCAACTTGGTGAGAGCAAACGTACTTGTTTCCATGGGAGGCCTTTCCTACAGCCGCTGTCTGACGTGCCTCAGACGGACCACGAGGCCAAGGCTCTCTTTAAACCGTTGGGACTATGA